A window of Synechococcus sp. MEDNS5 contains these coding sequences:
- the glyS gene encoding glycine--tRNA ligase subunit beta, which produces MANTFLLEIGTEELPADFVPSALRQLEQRIHSDLNDLRLAHGELSVTGTPRRLLVVVKDLIDSQPDLEEDRKGPPVSQALVDGRPGPAAIGFAKRCGVDPEDLQPKDTPKGPCLFARVKTPGQPSSALLGECVPRWIDVLQGRRFMRWGRGEQRFSRPVRWLVVLLGDSVIPVTLDAADPVVTSGRRSRGHRLHQPLKEVKSAEELLEQLDGAGVMVNRDQRAETIRAAIALESERCGGQADCPDSLFQELVDLVESPSVLKGKIEDRFLELPPEVIVTVMKAHQRYVPLRHRQAVDDPLQLQARNVLKPEFLLVGNGLDSASVTIVSGNQRVLGARLADAEFFLTVDRRQSSEQRRLSLARVTFAEGLGTLLDRSERISWVMDQLLLSLQLEGTIASHARRAAHLCKHDLVCQMVGEFPELQGLMGGKYLLEEGEAREVALAVAEHYQPAGAGDAPPTSDAGALLALAERIELLLSIFAKGQRPTGSSDPYALRRAGNGIVQILWNRGWRLPLQSLFGIAATHWVERFPDFKVEASVLAEDLGQLLCQRMVSQFEEDGFPIDLVQAVSGDGVSTDRLLEDPVDARDRLLLLKNLRNSGRLQDLQAVVQRATRLADKGDLPHSSLSVEGVVDAALFDSASEAALLVELEALSPLALARDYEGLAQKLQGAARTLEAFFDGAESVMVMADDPSVRRNRLNLLGVLRNQASVLARFDNIQT; this is translated from the coding sequence GTGGCGAACACGTTTCTGCTTGAGATCGGCACTGAAGAACTGCCCGCCGATTTTGTTCCCTCGGCCCTTCGGCAATTGGAGCAGAGGATTCACAGTGATCTCAACGATTTGCGGCTCGCGCACGGTGAGCTGTCGGTGACGGGAACGCCGCGTCGGCTGCTTGTGGTTGTGAAGGACCTGATCGATTCGCAGCCTGATCTGGAGGAAGACCGTAAAGGACCACCTGTCTCCCAGGCTTTGGTCGATGGCCGGCCTGGACCTGCTGCCATCGGTTTTGCCAAACGCTGCGGTGTCGATCCAGAGGATCTCCAGCCCAAGGACACGCCGAAAGGCCCTTGTTTATTCGCACGGGTCAAGACCCCAGGCCAGCCCAGTTCCGCTCTGCTCGGCGAGTGTGTTCCCCGTTGGATCGATGTTCTTCAGGGCCGTCGATTCATGCGCTGGGGGCGTGGTGAGCAGCGCTTCAGTCGACCGGTTCGCTGGCTTGTCGTTCTGCTTGGTGACTCAGTGATCCCTGTAACTCTGGATGCCGCTGATCCTGTGGTGACCAGTGGTCGTAGGAGCCGTGGTCATCGTCTGCATCAACCGTTGAAGGAGGTGAAGTCCGCCGAGGAACTTCTGGAACAACTGGATGGAGCTGGGGTGATGGTGAACCGGGATCAACGGGCTGAAACCATCCGCGCTGCGATTGCGCTTGAGTCCGAGCGCTGTGGTGGACAAGCGGATTGCCCGGACTCTCTGTTTCAGGAGCTTGTTGATCTTGTTGAATCACCTTCAGTACTAAAAGGCAAGATTGAGGATCGCTTCCTTGAGCTGCCACCGGAAGTGATTGTCACGGTGATGAAGGCCCATCAGCGTTACGTCCCGCTGCGGCATCGACAGGCAGTCGATGACCCCCTGCAGCTTCAGGCCCGCAATGTTCTCAAGCCGGAATTCCTTCTCGTGGGCAATGGGTTGGATTCCGCTTCAGTCACCATTGTCAGCGGTAACCAACGCGTTCTTGGAGCCCGACTGGCTGATGCCGAATTCTTCCTCACCGTGGATCGGCGTCAGTCCAGTGAGCAACGGCGACTCAGCTTGGCAAGGGTCACGTTTGCGGAGGGATTGGGAACGCTTCTCGACCGAAGCGAGCGGATCAGCTGGGTCATGGATCAATTGCTTCTCTCGCTTCAACTCGAGGGGACCATCGCCAGCCATGCCAGACGCGCTGCCCATCTATGCAAACACGATCTCGTCTGCCAGATGGTGGGTGAATTCCCTGAGCTGCAGGGTTTGATGGGCGGCAAATACCTTCTTGAGGAAGGAGAAGCCCGTGAAGTGGCACTGGCGGTAGCAGAGCACTACCAGCCTGCTGGTGCTGGTGATGCTCCTCCAACCAGTGATGCAGGAGCCCTGTTGGCTCTAGCGGAACGGATCGAGTTGCTGTTGAGCATCTTTGCCAAGGGGCAGCGCCCGACGGGATCCTCTGACCCCTATGCCCTACGGCGAGCAGGCAATGGAATTGTTCAGATCCTCTGGAATCGAGGCTGGAGACTTCCACTCCAGTCACTCTTTGGAATCGCGGCAACGCACTGGGTTGAGCGTTTCCCAGATTTCAAGGTTGAAGCCTCAGTCCTGGCCGAGGATCTTGGACAGCTCCTCTGTCAGCGGATGGTGTCCCAGTTCGAAGAGGATGGATTTCCGATCGATCTGGTGCAGGCAGTCAGCGGGGATGGGGTCAGTACTGACCGCTTGCTGGAGGATCCAGTGGATGCGAGAGATCGCTTGCTGCTGTTGAAAAATCTGCGCAATTCTGGACGTTTGCAAGATCTTCAGGCCGTTGTCCAGCGTGCAACCCGATTAGCCGACAAAGGTGATCTGCCTCACTCGAGTCTCTCTGTTGAAGGCGTCGTGGATGCTGCACTCTTCGATTCAGCAAGCGAAGCTGCGCTGCTGGTGGAACTCGAAGCTCTGAGTCCACTCGCTCTAGCAAGAGATTACGAAGGCTTGGCTCAGAAACTCCAGGGTGCTGCCCGCACCCTGGAAGCCTTCTTTGATGGGGCCGAGAGTGTGATGGTGATGGCCGACGATCCTTCAGTAAGGCGCAATCGACTCAACCTGTTGGGCGTGCTGCGCAATCAAGCATCCGTACTGGCC